From a region of the Parus major isolate Abel chromosome 6, Parus_major1.1, whole genome shotgun sequence genome:
- the GDF2 gene encoding growth/differentiation factor 2, which produces MHCFGVLAALSVFNIIACLTRGKPLEDWSRLSAMGKSDAHFHDPGEVEDETHFNFKSFLENMKMDLLRSLNLSRVPSQVKTKEEPPQFMIDLYNRYAADKSSIPASNIVRSFSTEDVVSLDSPEENPFQKHILFFNISIPHYEEITRAELRIYISCHREVGSLPRLEGNMVIYDVLDDGHWENPESTKSFLVSHNIQECGWKMFEVSSAVKRWVRADKLETKNKLEVVIETKALSGFTCGKLDVSVTPDTKNLPLLIVFSNDRSNGTKETKVELREMIVHEQESVLKKLGKNNTSSEEEQLGEEKAITGSHLHSSRSKRSVGANHCRRTSLHVNFEEIGWDSWIIAPKDYEAFECKGGCFFPLTDNVTPTKHAIVQTLVHLQNPKKASKACCVPTKLDSISILYKDDAGVPTLIYNYEGMKVAECGCR; this is translated from the exons ATGCATTGTTTTGGTGTATTAGCTGCATTGTCTGTTTTTAACATCATTGCTTGTTTGACAAGAGGCAAGCCTTTGGAAGACTGGAGCAGGCTATCAGCTATGGGAAAGTCTGATGCACACTTTCATGATCCTGGGGAAGTAGAAGATGAGACCCATTTCAACTTTAAATCTTTCTTGGAGAATATGAAGATGGATTTACTACGGAGTTTGAATTTGTCAAGAGTCCCCTCACAAGTGAAGACCAAAGAAGAACCACCACAGTTCATGATTGATTTATACAACAGATACGCTGCAGACAAgtcctccatccctgcatccaaTATTGTAAGGAGCTTCAGTACTGAAG ATGTTGTTTCTTTAGATTCACCAGAAGAAAACCcatttcagaaacacattttgttcTTCAACATCTCTATTCCACATTATGAGGAAATCACCAGAGCTGAACTGAGAATTTATATCTCCTGTCACAGGGAAGTTGGGTCCCTCCCTAGGCTGGAAGGCAACATGGTAATTTATGATGTTCTAGATGATGGTCACTGGGAAAACCCAGAAAGTACCAAATCTTTCCTTGTCTCCCACAATATCCAGGAATGTGGTTGGAAGATGTTTGAAGTGTCCAGCGCTGTGAAAAGATGGGTCAGGGCAGACAAACTGGAGACTAAAAATAAGCTAGAGGTTGTTATAGAGACTAAAGCTCTGAGTGGTTTTACCTGTGGGAAGCTGGATGTCAGCGTTACACCTGACACTAAAAATCTGCCCCTGTTAATAGTGTTCTCCAATGACCGCAGCAATGGGACAAAAGAGACCAAAGTGGAGCTCCGCGAGATGATTGTTCATGAACAGGAAAGTGTGCTCAAGAAACTAGGGAAGAACAACACCTCATCTGAAGAGGAACAgttgggagaggaaaaggccATCACTGGATCCCACCTGCATTCCTCCAGAAGCAAGAGAAGCGTTGGAGCCAACCACTGCAGGAGAACTTCCCTCCATGTGAACTTTGAAGAGATTGGCTGGGATTCCTGGATCATTGCACCAAAAGATTATGAAGCCTTTGAGTGTAAAGGAGGTTGCTTCTTCCCTCTGACAGATAATGTCACCCCAACTAAACATGCTATTGTCCAAACTTTGGTGCATctccaaaatccaaaaaaaGCCTCCAAGGCCTGTTGTGTTCCAACCAAACTGGATTCAATCTCCATTCTTTACAAGGATGATGCTGGTGTGCCCACTTTGATATATAACTATGAAGGGATGAAAGTGGCAGAATGTGGCTGCAGGTAG